Proteins encoded by one window of Elaeis guineensis isolate ETL-2024a chromosome 12, EG11, whole genome shotgun sequence:
- the LOC105055373 gene encoding inactive leucine-rich repeat receptor-like serine/threonine-protein kinase At1g60630, with the protein MESEPVSPRCLLLFLLLLCFFFARISSIRAKSSDAEALLALKASIDPLDAIPWRREASLELCNGWYGVKECASNGRVSKLVLEFLNLTGILTPEILAPLDQLRVLSLKSNSLFGAIPELTALVNLKSLYLNDNRFSGRIPATLAVLHRIKVVVLSDNLLSGPIPVALAGIPRLYTLFLQHNRLTGEIPPLDQPSLRYLNVSNNNLSGEIPATQALSQFNLSSFHHNPNLCGSQIKLPCSKTPTFPPSNSPKSSISSTINAFPPIIASNHKKCGIKRLIAIVAGSIAGVLVLSTCLALAVCLVLRRKRQIVAAGSRTQGVGVGKSLEEGCGGGGSGVEGGGGGGGTKGGFSWEGEGLGKLVFCGCLGEMYSLDELLKASAETLGRGTVGSTYKAVMESGFIVTVKRLKDSTQPGVEEFRRRMEELGRLRHPNLVPLRAYLQAKEERLLVYDYFPNGSLFSLIHGSRPSGSGKPLHWTSCLKIAEDVAAGLLYLHQSSPPVVHGNLKSSNVLLGTDFESCLTDYGLVPCLLPSADDDHHLPTSSSLFYRAPETRHPRSRFVTPHSDVYSFGVLLLELLTGKTPFQDLVEEHGADIPQWVRSVRDEEKESGEDPVSSGNEASEDKLAALLNVAMACVAVDAERRPATKEVLKMIRDTRTEVIVSSNSSDHSPGRWSDTVQSLPRERGPEHLNFGERD; encoded by the exons ATGGAGTCGGAGCCCGTCTCTCCAAGGTGtttgcttctcttcctcctcttgctTTGTTTCTTTTTTGCTCGCATTTCCTCCATTAGAGCTAAATCTAGCGATGCGGAGGCCCTTTTGGCTTTGAAGGCCTCCATTGATCCTTTGGACGCCATCCCGTGGCGACGAGAGGCCTCGCTGGAGCTCTGCAATGGGTGGTATGGGGTAAAGGAGTGTGCTTCCAATGGAAGGGTCAGCAAACTCGTGCTCGAGTTCCTCAACCTCACCGGAATCCTAACGCCGGAGATCCTCGCCCCCCTCGACCAGCTCCGTGTCCTCAGCCTCAAGTCTAACTCCCTCTTCGGCGCCATCCCCGAGCTCACCGCGCTCGTCAACCTCAAGTCCCTCTACCTCAACGACAACCGCTTCTCCGGCCGGATCCCGGCCACCCTCGCCGTCCTTCACCGAATCAAGGTCGTTGTTCTGTCCGACAACCTCCTATCCGGTCCCATTCCGGTGGCCCTGGCCGGAATCCCCCGGCTCTACACCCTCTTTCTCCAACACAACCGCCTCACAGGGGAGATCCCGCCTTTGGACCAGCCGAGCCTCCGCTACCTGAACGTCTCAAACAACAACCTCTCCGGCGAGATCCCAGCCACCCAAGCCCTCTCCCAGTTCAATCTCTCTTCCTTCCACCACAACCCCAACCTCTGCGGCTCCCAAATCAAACTCCCCTGTTCTAAAACACCCACCTTTCCGCCTTCCAACAGTCCAAAATCCTCCATTTCTTCGACCATCAATGCCTTTCCTCCTATTATCGCTTCCAATCACAAAAAATGCGGTATCAAAAGACTCATTGCCATCGTCGCCGGCTCCATCGCCGGAGTTCTGGTCCTATCTACGTGCTTAGCATTAGCCGTATGCTTGGTGTTGAGAAGAAAACGGCAAATCGTAGCAGCGGGAAGCAGAACTCAGGGAGTAGGAGTAGGTAAGTCCTTAGAAGAAGGCTGCGGCGGCGGAGGAAGCGGGGTGGAAGGTGGCGGTGGCGGTGGAGGAACGAAGGGGGGGTTCTCGTGGGAAGGAGAGGGGCTTGGAAAGCTGGTATTTTGCGGCTGTTTAGGGGAGATGTATAGCCTGGACGAGCTGCTGAAGGCGTCGGCGGAGACGCTGGGGAGGGGGACGGTGGGAAGCACGTACAAGGCGGTGATGGAGTCCGGCTTCATAGTGACGGTGAAGCGGCTCAAGGACTCGACCCAGCCTGGCGTGGAGGAGTTCCGGCGACGGATGGAGGAGCTTGGCCGCCTCCGCCATCCCAATCTGGTGCCTCTGCGGGCATACCTACAGGCCAAGGAGGAGCGCCTCCTTGTCTACGATTACTTCCCCAATGGCAGCCTCTTCTCCCTCATCCATG GATCCCGGCCCTCCGGCAGCGGTAAGCCCCTCCACTGGACGTCGTGCCTGAAGATCGCCGAGGACGTCGCCGCCGGCCTCCTCTACCTGCACCAATCCTCGCCGCCGGTCGTCCATGGCAACCTCAAGTCCTCCAACGTCCTCCTTGGTACGGACTTCGAGTCCTGCCTCACCGACTACGGCCTCGTCCCCTGCCTCCTCCCCTCCGCCGACGACGACCACCACCTCCCCACCTCCTCTTCCCTCTTCTACCGCGCCCCCGAAACCCGCCACCCCCGATCCCGCTTCGTCACCCCCCACTCCGACGTCTACAGCTTCGGCGTCCTCCTTCTGGAGCTCCTCACAGGCAAGACTCCCTTCCAAGACCTTGTCGAGGAGCACGGCGCCGACATCCCCCAGTGGGTACGCTCTGTGCGCGACGAGGAGAAGGAGTCCGGGGAGGACCCGGTGTCGTCCGGGAACGAGGCGTCGGAGGACAAGCTGGCGGCGCTGCTCAACGTCGCGATGGCATGCGTGGCGGTGGACGCCGAGCGGCGGCCGGCGACCAAGGAGGTGCTGAAGATGATCCGGGACACGCGGACGGAGGTGATCGTGTCATCGAACAGCAGCGACCACTCGCCAGGGCGGTGGTCGGATACGGTGCAGAGCTTGCCAAGGGAACGTGGGCCAGAGCATTTGAACTTTGGAGAGAGGGACTGA
- the LOC105055375 gene encoding uncharacterized protein: MNSSNPRRLVDEILRRNARNPALAWRLFKHLLSSPSAPPPSPSSIFSLSGALAHARLLPELDHLHHLLLNLPHSAAPHCLTALSLASSTAGILDRALSQLQSLRSHFPSHAPPIRLYNSLLGSSLKANRPDLVEALYKDMLLAGVSPDTYTFNLLMSSLCNSGRLDEARLLFDRMTLKGCQPNEFSFGILIRGYCKAGFSLRAVELLDGMERVGCLPNLVIYNTLISGFCREGRIGEAESLVDRMRKEGLFPNVVTFNARISALCKMGKVLEAYRIFRDMQDDELGLPRPNQITFNLILDGFCNGGMLDEARALVESMKESGFFARLENYNIWLSGLVKNGRLLEARMLLEDMVRKGLGPNLYSYNIVIDGLCKEGMIFGAESVISLMRNNGISPDTVTYSTLLHGYCTKGKASGASRILHEMVSNGCFPNSFTCNILLQSLWKEGRISEAEILLQKMNEKGYGLDIVSCNIVIDGLCENGKLDKAMEIVDGMWQHGNAALGELGNAFLGLVDDGNDSKKCFPDLITYSTLISGLCNAGRLDEAKKKFVEMTGKNIAPDSVIYDTFIHAFCKHGKMSSAFKVLRDMGKKGCKPSTKTYNLLIWGLGSKQQFNEIQNLINEMQEKGIPSDVITYNNLIRSLCDGGMARKAASLLEEMSKNGIMPNIISFSLLIKAFFKTSDFDAAQAIFHGALTTCGQKEVLYSLMCNEFSMNGKLLEAKELLQIAFERGFSIERFPYKHLVEELCKEQRVDDAQSLLISMINKGYLFDPAAFLPVIDALSKKGNKHEADKLSEQMMDMATYHEKSKFVNSYTQHGEMGPRHIKSKQDSSRGSDWRNLLHRDDGSGVAMKVLKRVQKGWGQGSIPSPRPQNVDPFDVWESTG, translated from the exons ATGAACTCCAGCAACCCCCGACGCCTCGTGGACGAAATCCTCCGCCGCAACGCCCGCAACCCAGCCCTCGCATGGCGTCTCTTCAAACACCTCCTCTCCTCCCCTTCCGCCCCTCCCCCTTCCCCCTCCTCCATCTTCTCCCTCTCCGGCGCCCTCGCCCACGCCCGCCTCCTCCCCGAACTCGACCACCTCCACCATCTCCTCCTCAACCTCCCCCACTCCGCCGCCCCCCACTGCCTCACCGCCCTCTCCCTCGCCTCCTCCACGGCCGGCATCCTCGACCGCGCCCTCTCCCAGCTCCAGTCCCTCCGCTCCCACTTCCCCTCCCATGCTCCCCCCATCCGCTTGTATAATTCCCTCTTAGGCTCCTCCCTCAAAGCCAACCGCCCCGATCTCGTCGAGGCCCTCTACAAGGACATGCTCCTCGCCGGAGTCTCCCCGGACACTTACACCTTCAATCTCCTGATGTCGTCTTTATGTAACTCAGGCCGGTTGGATGAGGCCCGCTTGTTGTTCGATAGAATGACGTTGAAGGGCTGCCAACCGAATGAGTTCAGTTTCGGGATTTTAATTCGAGGCTACTGCAAGGCGGGATTCAGTCTCCGCGCTGTGGAGCTTTTGGATGGGATGGAGAGAGTTGGGTGCTTACCGAATTTGGTAATTTATAACACGTTGATTTCTGGCTTTTGCCGAGAGGGCAGGATTGGAGAAGCTGAGAGCTTGGTGGACAGGATGAGGAAGGAAGGCCTTTTCCCTAATGTGGTTACTTTCAACGCCAGGATATCAGCACTTTGTAAGATGGGGAAGGTCCTAGAGGCGTATAGAATTTTCAGAGATATGCAGGACGATGAGTTGGGATTGCCGAGGCCTAATCAGATTACTTTTAATCTAATACTAGATGGATTTTGCAATGGTGGCATGTTGGACGAAGCCAGGGCCCTAGTTGAGTCAATGAAAGAGAGTGGATTTTTTGCACGGTTGGAGAATTATAATATATGGTTGTCAGGCTTGGTGAAGAATGGGAGGTTGCTTGAGGCAAGGATGCTGTTGGAAGATATGGTTAGGAAGGGCCTTGGACCCAACTTGTACTCCTATAATATTGTTATTGATGGGTTGTGTAAAGAGGGGATGATTTTTGGTGCTGAGTCAGTTATTAGTTTGATGAGAAACAATGGAATTTCTCCTGATACAGTGACTTATAGTACATTGCTCCATGGGTATTGCACTAAAGGGAAGGCCTCGGGGGCCAGCAGGATTCTTCATGAGATGGTTAGCAATGGATGTTTTCCAAACTCCTTCACTTGCAATATCTTGTTGCAAAGTCTTTGGAAAGAGGGTAGGATTTCAGAGGCAGAGATATTGTTGCAGAAGATGAATGAGAAAGGATATGGCTTAGACATTGTGAGCTGCAATATTGTTATTGATGGTCTGTGCGAAAATGGGAAATTGGATAAGGCAATGGAAATTGTTGATGGTATGTGGCAACATGGAAATGCAGCCCTAGGTGAACTTGGAAATGCATTCCTTGGTCTGGTAGATGATGGAAATGATAGCAAGAAATGCTTTCCTGATCTCATCACTTATTCAACTCTTATTAGTGGTTTATGTAATGCTGGCAGACTGGATGAAGCTAAGAAAAAGTTTGTTGAAATGACTGGGAAAAACATTGCTCCAGATTCAGTTATCTATGACACTTTTATACATGCATTCTGTAAGCATGGAAAGATGTCCTCAGCTTTTAAGGTTTTAAGAGACATGGGGAAGAAAGGTTGCAAACCGAGTACAAAAACATACAACTTGTTAATCTGGGGGTTAGGGAGTAAGCAGCAATTCAATGAAATCCAAAACTTGATAAATGAAATGCAAGAAAAAGGGATTCCTTCAGATGTAATTACTTACAATAACCTGATTCGGTCTCTATGTGATGGAGGAATGGCAAGAAAAGCTGCTTCACTATTAGAAGAGATGTCAAAGAATGGCATCATGCCTAATATAATTTCATTCAGCTTGCTTATCAAGGCTTTTTTTAAGACTTCTGATTTTGATGCTGCTCAAGCCATCTTCCATGGTGCTCTGACTACATGTGGCCAGAAGGAAGTGCTTTATAGTTTAATGTGCAATGAGTTTTCCATGAATGGAAAATTATTGGAGGCTAAGGAACTGCTTCAAATTGCTTTCGAGAGGGGATTTTCCATTGAGCGTTTCCCATACAAACATCTTGTTGAGGAACTGTGCAAGGAACAGAGGGTAGATGATGCACAGAGCTTACTCATTTCTATGATTAATAAAGGTTATCTATTTGATCCTGCAGCATTCCTGCCAGTGATTGACGCACTCAGCAAGAAGGGAAATAAACATGAGGCTGATAAACTCTCAGAGCAGATGATGGACATGGCAAcatatcatgaaaaatcaaaatttgTTAATTCCTATACTCAACATGGTGAGATGGGACCTAGACACATAAAATCAAAGCAAGATAGTTCCCGTGGAAGTGACTGGCGCAATCTGTTGCACAG AGATGATGGAAGTGGGGTAGCTATGAAAGTTCTGAAGCGAGTGCAAAAAGGTTGGGGTCAAGGAAGTATACCTAGCCCGCGGCCACAGAATGTCGACCCCTTTGATGTATGGGAAAGCACTGGCTGA
- the LOC105055374 gene encoding uncharacterized protein has translation MQATGAAGGGAATGCFKCGRPGHWSRDCPSSSSATNPNTNPNPNPRTPFSSSKFPRQPASGKASTDASSATKKLPRTRPKVTPDLLLSEDGLGYVLLHFPRSFKYHGRGHEVSDLGNLINLYAQWHARLIPYYSFDQFVHKVEKVGSTTRVRRCIAELRDRVAKGGDPTKLHEPPAEQVPPECEVEGAAMGDQSTDTIDPPLESHDGDDIQEDMFNEIYQKATEEPNHSVQQEPSQGSQGIAASEVNLEPRSLEEPSNQAAVNTATVPSTIQITEEQRARMEANRLKALERAAARSRLSQAP, from the exons ATGCAGGCGACCGGGGCGGCGGGAGGCGGGGCGGCGACTGGATGCTTCAAGTGCGGGAGGCCCGGCCACTGGTCGCGAGactgcccttcttcttcttctgcgaCGAATCCCAACACTAACCCTAATCCCAACCCTAGGACACCCTTCTCCTCATCCAAATTCCCTCGGCAGCCAGCCTCAGGGAAGGCCTCCACCGATGCTTCATCCGCCACCAAGAAGCTCCCGAGGACGAGGCCCAAGGTCACGCCGGATCTTCTCCTCTCTGAAGACGGCCTCGGCTACGTCCTCCTCCATTTCCCCCGTTCCTTTAAGTACCATGGTCGCGGTCATGAG GTCAGTGATCTGGGTAATTTGATTAATCTGTACGCACAATGGCATGCTCGTTTGATCCCATACTACTCCTTTGATCAATTTGTGCACAAAGTTGAGAAAGTTGGTTCCACCACCCGAGTCAGG AGATGCATTGCAGAACTGAGGGATAGAGTAGCCAAAGGAGGAGACCCCACAAAGCTGCATGAACCACCAGCTGAACAAGTTCCTCCGGAGTGTGAAGTAG AAGGTGCTGCCATGGGGGACCAAAGTACTGATACTATAGATCCACCATTGGAGAGTCATGATGGTGATGATATACAAGAAGATATGTTTAATGAGATTTACCAAAAGGCTACTGAG GAACCAAACCACTCCGTGCAGCAGGAACCTTCTCAAGGTTCGCAAGGCATAGCTGCTTCGGAAGTAAACCTGGAGCCTAGATCTTTGGAAGAGCCATCAAATCAAGCAGCAGTAAATACTGCGACAGTGCCTAGCACAATTCAGATTACTGAAGAGCAAAGGGCCCGCATGGAAGCCAACCGCTTAAAGGCATTAGAAAGAGCTGCAGCTCGTTCTCGTCTCTCACAGGCTCCTTGA